The following is a genomic window from Dioscorea cayenensis subsp. rotundata cultivar TDr96_F1 chromosome 10, TDr96_F1_v2_PseudoChromosome.rev07_lg8_w22 25.fasta, whole genome shotgun sequence.
acaaattcaatcttaataaaaaaattttagaggaAGAACACAGATCACTAGAAGTGAAAAGGCAACAGAACAAAATATCCCACACCCAACTATGAACAACAGGGGAGTGGTAATGAAGATGATTATTAGTGCAAAATGAAGAGATAAAAATtttacttatattaaaaaaaagaaggagttgaggtataagataaaaaaaaacaacaagaaagaggaAGGAAAACTTTACTTGAAACtcaaatctaataaaataaacaaattaagatAATAAGATCCAATAATATTagaaattgattaaattaattctcCAACAATTGAAATGACCAATCATGTCTCACAGGACAATCCCAGCACATCCCTGACCACTCATCGGAGCTCAGGCGGCCGCCGGCGGCCGGAGACAGAACTCACatatttctaattttacaacatatatatatatatatatatatatatatatatatataaattaaccaATTAACCTCACAGACAACTGGGAGGAACAATATACCCAGATGCATTCCCCTCAGCATTCTTACAATAAGCTTGAGCTGGCTTATTCATATAAGTCAGCTTAATATCCTGCAAGCCAATACCACTGCAATAGTTGCTAGGACTACAATCAAATTTCACGGCAACCGGCGTCGCCGATGATCCTTGAACATTGTTGTACATCACTTGACTTATCTTAATGCCGGAACTCTTGTTCGGACAGTCGACATTTCCCGGGCAGTAGTTTTGATCGACAAGTATCGGGTTTTGCACATTATTCATAGTTAAACTCTCAAACATCACCTCTTTTACAAATCCGGTGTTCGGTTTCCCCCATGTTTTAATTCTCACTCCATTCTGTGTTCCGGTGAATATAACATTCTTCACAGTTATGTTTTGTACTCCCATCTCGTTCGGAGTTTCGCCGAGACTCCCAATACtgtttatttacataaataaattagcacatatgtatatatatcaatggcAATGATAATCTAATAATCAAGTGTGCAACCAACCTGATACCGTGACCGGGACCGCAATTGACTTGTTCGATCCAAACATTCGTGGCACCTTCACCCATCGACACACAATCATCACCGGTCTTTATCGTCGAGCCGGTAATTGTAACATCACTAGACATTTGAATATGTATGCCATCAGTGTTAGGACTATTGGCAGGTGCACTAATCTTGGCACCTTGCACTGTAATGCCTTGGCTACTGAAAATCATCATATGGAATTGCTCGCTGTTCAGTGATTTCAATCCACTTACAAGCACATCCTTCGACTCATCAATCGCAATCGACTACATTTGAATCATACATCGGTTAAATTATggaattgttatatatattgaaacTTTTATATCTAAATTTAACTTTTGACTCACTGCGGCGCCAGAAGGGCAGTTTCGGTTCGAGGTTTTGCAGGCCCAGTAAGCCTGTCCACGGCCGTCGATGGTGCCGCCCAAGATGGACACACCTTGAACATACTTAAAGGTGAGCCATTGAATGGTGGCGCTGTATGAAGATGGTGCAATGAGAGTTCCACTTATGAATATTCTTATGTTGGTGTTGTTACATGGACCTTTGAAAAGAGCAGTGCTGACAAAGAATGTCCCTGCTGGAATATACATGCTCGCCGGCTGGTGGGAGCTGCAAGTTGCTGCCCATGCACTTAATAATGGCTTCGCGGTGTCGGTAATGCCGTCGGGTTTTGCTCCATAGTTTATGATGTTGTATGAGGCTAGAGTTCTTGTgatggagaggaagaagagggatAGTGTTAGGAAAATGGTTGTCatgttttgagaagaaaagatGAATGATGAGATGATTGAATTGGATTTAATTGGAATAGTTTGGTGTATTTATAGCTTCAAATGAGAAATGGGAACAAGATTTGTGGGGGAATGCTTGTGATTATTTTAGTTTGGTGTAAGTCAATGGTACTATTGGGGTGGTTATGGtcgttatttttatttttgtttttcttttattataatatttctaaGGAATGAAGGTGATATTGCAATTAATGATCATGTGagttgttatatataattaacactGGTCACCATGTTCACATATGATGTATAAGCCTAGTATTTCATGTAAGAATTAATCCATATTGAGTTTTATGTTGCCATTTAGTCTCATCAAATAATTGGACAAATAGGAATTGTGGCATTGagaatat
Proteins encoded in this region:
- the LOC120270206 gene encoding polygalacturonase-like, which translates into the protein MTTIFLTLSLFFLSITRTLASYNIINYGAKPDGITDTAKPLLSAWAATCSSHQPASMYIPAGTFFVSTALFKGPCNNTNIRIFISGTLIAPSSYSATIQWLTFKYVQGVSILGGTIDGRGQAYWACKTSNRNCPSGAASIAIDESKDVLVSGLKSLNSEQFHMMIFSSQGITVQGAKISAPANSPNTDGIHIQMSSDVTITGSTIKTGDDCVSMGEGATNVWIEQVNCGPGHGISIGSLGETPNEMGVQNITVKNVIFTGTQNGVRIKTWGKPNTGFVKEVMFESLTMNNVQNPILVDQNYCPGNVDCPNKSSGIKISQVMYNNVQGSSATPVAVKFDCSPSNYCSGIGLQDIKLTYMNKPAQAYCKNAEGNASGYIVPPSCL